A segment of the Asinibacterium sp. OR53 genome:
TCCCACTGTGATGCTTCGTGCCGATATGGATGCACTGCCTGTTGCAGAAGCTACCGGGCTGCCCTATGCCAGTACCAAAGTAGCAAGAGATGAAGAAGGAACAGAGGTTGGTGTGTCGCACGTATGCGGACATGATTTGCATGTAGCCTGGCTGATGGGAGCGGCAAGATTGTTTTCAGAGCACAAGGATCAATGGAAGGGAACCTTAATGATCGTTTTTCAACCTGGCGAAGAAGTAAGTCGCGGTGCGCAAAGTATGATAGATGATGGCATGATGGACCGTTTTCCCAAGCCGGATATCATCCTCGGGCAACATGTGATGGTTGGCGAAGCCGGCACCGTCATGTATCGCAGTGGCGCTATACTATCAGCAGGCAACAGTCTTAAAGTTAAAATTTTTGGCCGTGGCGCACATGGTTCACAACCACAGACATCCATTGATCCGGTGATCATGGCAGCGGCAGCTACTATGCGGCTGCAAACCATTGTTTCACGTGAGATAGCGCCAATAGAAAATGCGGTGCTGACCATCGGGGCGTTACAGGCTGGTACCAAGGAAAACATTATTCCAGATGATGCGACAATAAAATTGAATATCCGCACTTTTGATGATGGCGTCCGGGATCACATACTTTCGGCAGTTAAACGGATCTGCTGCGCAGAATGTTCCGCATCCAATGCACCAAGAGACCCTGAATTTACAGACATAGACAGCTATCCGGTTACAGAGAATGATGCCGCCGCTACAGCGAAACTAGCGGAAGCATTCAATGTCCGGTTTGGAGACAAATCATTTGAAACCAAACCGGCTTCTGCCAGTGAAGACTTCAGCATTTTTGGAAGAAATTGGAAAGTGCCGTATGTTTTCTGGTTCGTTGGCGGAACAGATCCTAAAATATACCTGGAGGCCAAAAAGAATAATAAGATAAACACCATACCCAGCAACCATTCGCCTAAATTTGCTCCGGTAATCCACCCTACTTTAAAAACGGGTTTGGCGGCCATGATGACGGCTGCTGTAGCCTGGTTAAAATAGACAGCCGCCCTACAATGGAAAAACTACATGCACTCTATACGTTTCTTGATCTGGCAGGCACATTTGTTTTTGCCATAAGCGGTGCGGTGGCGGCAAAACAACGCGGGCTGGATATGTTCGGCATTTGTGCCATTGCTTTTACAGTGGCCTGCGGTGGTGGAATCATCCGCGATCTGTGCATCGGGGCCATCCCACCTGCCGGATTCACGAACTGGCGTTATCTTGTAGCGGCAATAATATCTACCGGAATGACCATCGGTTTATATCCCCTGGTGCAGCGGCTCAATCACCCGGTGATATTTTTCGATGCCCTGGGCTTATCGTTGTTTGCAGTCACCGGCGCACAAAAAACTCTTGCTTATGGGCACAACTCGGAAGTTGCTGTTCTTTTGGGAATCACAACGGCCGTTGGTGGCGGAGTGATGCGGGATATTTTACTCAACCGCGTTCCCATTATACTGGAAAAAGAAATTTATGCATCAGCCGCACTTGTAGGAGCTTTGATTGTGGTTGCGGGAAATTACTTTAAATGGTTTTCAAGCGACTGGGTCTCCATCATCGCTTTAATCGTATGTTTCGTTTTACGTTTATTGGCATTACGCTACCGATGGAACCTGCCCGTTTATTCAAATGATAAGACCGGCTCAAACTAAAGAAAGAACATATGGAAAGCCAGCACCACGATCATCACCATGACCATGCTGCTATGCAAATGCAGGAGCATGTTCACCACAAACAACAGGATGTACATAGTGACCATGATGAACATGCCGGTCACCATACGGCAGATTTTCTAAAACGTTTCTGGTTATGCCTGGTGATTACCATACCTGTTTTATTGTTATCTCAGATGATACAGCTGTGGATGGGGTTTACATTATCATTTACGGGTGATAAATATCTACTGCTGGCATTGAGTAGCTTTATTTATGGTTATGGAGGCCGGCCTTTTCTTATAGGCTTAGTGAGAGAGCTGAAACAGCATAATCCTGGCATGATGACTTTGGTGGCAGTAGCCATTACCACTGCCTATGTGTATAGCGTAGCCGTAATATTCGGCCTGAGAGGAATGGATTTCTTTTGGGAATTGGCCACCCTGATCGACATTATGTTACTTGGCCACTGGCTGGAAATGAAATCACAGATGGCTGCTTCCCGGGCGCTGGAATCACTGGTGGCTTTATTGCCGGCAATGGTGCATGTAGAGCGGCAAGGTGAAATAAGGGATATCCCGCTGCAAAAATTGCAGAACAATGATATCGTTGTTATAAAACCCGGTGAAAAGGTTCCGGCTGACGGCCTGGTTCTGGAAGGCAGTTCTTATCTCAATGAAAGCATGCTTACAGGCGAAAGTGTTCCGGTGAAAAAAAACAAAGACGCGAAGATAATCGGCGGCTCCATAAATGGTGACGGCGTTCTGAAAATAAGGGTCACTGGTACGGGGAGTGACAGTTACCTCAATAAGGTAATCAACATAGTGCAATCTGCACAGGGCGCCAAATCCAAAACACAGAGCCTCGCAGGCAAAGTAGCCAGGTGGTTAACCATCGTTTCCATTAGTGTAGGCATTATTACTTTCATCGTTTGGTTAAGCAGAGGCCAGGAATTGTCTTTTGCGCTGGAACGAATGGTAACGGTCATGGTCACTTCCTGTCCGCATGCTTTGGGCGTGGCTATTCCCCTGGTAGTGTCTCTCTCTACCTCCCTTTCTGCCATACATGGATTGCTTATCCGTAACCGTACAGCTTTTGAGAACGCGCGAAACATCACTACCATTATTTTTGATAAGACGGGCACACTAACCCAAGGTTCCCATCAAGTGCAAAAAGTTATTCCGTTGACCACACTGTTTTCTGCAGACGATATGCTTCAATATGCGGCCGCCCTTCAGCAAAATTCAGAACACCATATCGCACATGGTATCATGCAAAAATTAAAGGAAAAGGACCTGGAGTTATGGAGGGCCACGGATTTTAAGTATATACAGGGAGTGGGTGTTACCGGCATGGTAAATGGGAAAAGCATCGTGTCTGCAGGTCCTAATTATTTTAAACAGGAAAACAGGGAGATGCCGGACATACCTGCGGAAGTTGACCAATCGACAGACACTGTGAACTTTCTATTGATAGATAATAAGCCGGCCGGCATTATTACGTTAGCAGACAGTATCCGGGAAACCGCTGCGGAGGCGATTGCAGATTTAAAAGCGATGAATATAAAATCATTTCTTTTAACCGGCGATAATGAAAAAGTAGCGTCAGCTGTGGCAAAAAAGCTTAAAATGGATGGTTATTTGGCCAATGTATTGCCACACGAAAAACAAAGCAAGGTTAAGGAGCTCCAGGATAAAGGAGAAATCGTTGCCATGACCGGAGACGGTGTAAACGATGCTCCTGCCCTGGCCCAGGCAGATGTGGGCATTGCCATTGGTTCCGGCACAGATGTAGCAGCAGAAACAGCCGATATCATACTGGTAAACAGTGACCCGAAAGATGTAGTGCAGTTGATTGCTTTTGGCAGGGCAACCTACCGGAAAATGATCCAAAACTTACTATGGGCAATGGGATACAATGTAGTGGCCATTCCACTGGCGGCTGGCGTATTATATCCGTCATTTGTATTAAGCCCGGCATTGGGCGCCATTTTGATGAGCGCGAGCACAATAGTAGTAGCCATCAATGCCCAGTTGCTAAGAGTGAAATGACCCTTACGGCGTATTATGCATAACAGCTACATCCATTATAGTTTTAAATAAAACATCTTTGTATATTAAAAATGAGAAACAACTGATGATAAAAATCAATAGCAATCACTCATTTTCATTGGACAATGTGCTATTCTCCTTTGCACTGGCATCCGAAGCAACTGATGCTTTTGAACGATATATAGTACACATTGCTAAACTTATGTATTTATCTTCGTTGTATACATAAAAAAGCCTTAGACCTAAATGGAGCAAATCAGGCAAACAATAAGACAAATGATTGAAATTTCAGACAAGGAGTTTGAAAATTTCCTGAGTCGTTGTATCGTAAAAAAATTCAAACGCTATGAAGTGGTGAGCCGGCCTAACATTGTTCCCAACGAGATTTTTTTTGTCAACAAAGGGTTGATCCGGGTTATTGTAACAGACAAAGATGGCACAGAACATTCTTTGCATTTCGCTTTGGAGAATCAATTTATTGCCGACTATTCTGCTTTCATGTTAAAACAACCTTCGCTGTATACATTGCAAACCGAAGAAGAAACGGAAACAGTTGTAATGCCCAGGGCAGCGATTGAATGGGGATACAAAAATTTAAACCAAGGCGATAAGTTAGGCAGATTAATTGCCGAGTTTTATTTTGTTTATCAGGATAATCGATTGAAAAATCTTTATACCAGAACCCCAAAGGAACGTTATGACACCATCACAGAGGTTTTTCCAAACATACACGACCGTGTACCACAACATATGATTGCCTCTTACCTTGGCATTACGCCAATTCATTTGAGCAGGTTGAAAAAAGCAAGCATCAAAAAAATCTAAACATTTGTTATCGCTTAAAAGTTGCGCTTCAAATAGTTTTGCTTAATGAGCATATTTATAGAAGCACTAAAAGACAGAAACCAATCGCTGTTTTGGTTTGCGATAATAAATCTTGGGATGGCAGCCTTATTTTTTATCCTCGCGAAGAAAACCTCTACACAAGTGGCAGGCATCAATGCATGGTATAAGCCATTCAAGTTTGCTTTGTCCATAGGCGTGTATGTAGCAACAATGGCCTGGTATTGCTACTACCTTCCGTCGTTCAACATCAGGCTTTTCAACTGGGCAAATATTTTTCTTTTTAGTTTTGAAATTATTTATATCACCATTCAAGCAGCAAGAGGGCAAGAGTCTCACTTTAATTTAGCAACACCTTTTTATAGATTGATGTTTGGAGGAATGGCAATTGCAGCAATTGCCATTACCGTTTACGCCGCTTATGTAGGGAAAGTTTTTCTCCAAACAGATTTCCCCAATCTCCCCGATTACTATATATGGGCCATTAGGCTAAGTATCATAATTTTTGTCATTTTTTCTTTCCAGGGTTTAATGATGGGCGGCAGACAAACACATAGTATCGGAAAAGAAGTCCAAAATACGTTTCTGCCGGTCTTCAAATGGAACATGAAAGAAGGTGACTTACGGGTTGCTCATTTCATCGGAATCCATGCGCTGCAAATACTTCCTCTGCTTTCATTTTATGTTTTTAAAACCAAAAAAGCAGTTTTTGCACTAAGCGGATTTTACCTGCTGTTTGCCGTGTTTGTTCTTGTTCAGGCATTGCAGGCCAAGCCATTTATTAAGTCAAAATAAAAACATCATGAAACTATCAACTAAAGAGCAAAAGAGATTGAAAACCAAATACGGAGATTGGGCTATTGTTACAGGTGCTACATCGGGAATTGGCCTGGAGTTAGCAACACAATTAGCAAATGCAGATTTTAATCTCATCCTCAACTCCAGGCATTTAGAAAAATTAAAGTCAGTCCAATATAATTTAAAGCTCAAAAATAATATTCAAATAAAAATTGTTGACGCAGATGTATCAGAGCCATCAGGCGTTGAAAAAATTATTCAGGCTTCACAAAACCTTAATGTTGGCCTGCTCATAAACAATGCTGGTTATGGCACCTCAGGATTGTTTGTCGACGCTTCGCTTCATTCAGAAATAAATATGCTTCGATTGAATTGCGAAGCAGTGCTTTCATTTACACACTATTTTAGCCAAAAGTTCAAACAACAACAACGTGGTGGAATTATTTTTTTGAGCTCTTTGGTTGCATTTCAAGGAGTACCTTATGCAGCCAATTACGCCGCTACGAAAGCCTACATACAATCATTTGCCGAAGCCTTATCAGTAGAACTAAAACCTTTCAATGTTGATGTGCTGGCAGCAGCACCAGGACCTGTCGAAAGCGGTTTTGGTCAACGAGCTGATATGAAAATGAGTAAAGCATTAAAACCATCCGAAATCGGAGTCCCCATTTTATCAGCACTGGGAAAACAAAGAAATGTTATTCCAGGGATGCTTTCAAAAGTATTGGTGTATTCATTGAGAATCCTTCCCAGATCTGTAAAAATAAAAATCATGCAAACGGTGATGGAAGGATTTACAAAACATCAGAGAGAATAAACTGCAGAAATATTATCCCATATTTTTGCAACAATCTCTCTGAACCAACAAGTAAATTGTTCAGGATGGTCTTCAATTTCAGCCCTTAAGTCTGTCCTGGAAATCCATTTAAAATCCTGCACTTCCATAACATTAGGTTTGGGCTGCAAATCTGAATAACCAATAAAGACATGATCAAACTCATGTTCAATCAAGTTATTTTCAACATTTGATCTGTAAACGAAAGAAAATAAAAACTCCAGTTCACAGTCTAGCCCCATTTCAAATATTAATCGTTCTCTGGCACTTTGTTTCACATCTTCACCTAACCGGGGATGCGAGCAACACGTATTGGTCCATAGGCCCGCTCCGTGGTATTTCTGATTGCCTCTTTTTTGTAAAAGCATTTCACCCTTGGTATTAAATATAAGAATTGAAAAAGCCCTATGAAGTGCTCCCTTTAAATGAGCTTCTATTTTGTCCATTTCGCCAATAGCATGGTCTTGACGATTTACTAATACAACATTATCCTTTTTCATCACTATATATATTGAATATTTTAAATAATTCAGCTGTTTAATTAGCGTGTTTGCAATTTTGCTTTTGAAAAAGTTTAAAAAAGTAAATATTCAGTAGAAACTGGCTGTAACCATAAACGACATCTTCAATCGGAATGGTTAAAATTCTAATCCCTAAAAAATCACCCGGATTGTAATTAACAACAGGTGATTCAATACAGGTGCCCGTTAATACGCCATTCACAGGAATAAATCCCAGTAGTAAAACAAAAAAAACAAATGACGCCTGCCCTATCCATTCTTTTTTAGCTATAAAATGCAGAAAAATAAGCACACACAGCGTTACCAGCGCCGTAATCAATGTGTATGTTTTCTGATAATGCAAAAGGGCGATAACCACCAGTACAATAGAACTTGTAAATACAATTAAGTTGTTTAATGAGTTCGCCCAACCAAGATCAAAGAATTTTTCTAAGCAGAAATAGGTGAATACGCAAGCAAATGGAATACACCAAAAGAACAACCATTCTTCTAGTGGTAGTCCGGCAATTACTATGCCTAAAGTGTAATTCAAATCAAACCACCAGACGCCCATTTTAGTGAACCAAACATCCCATAAAATATAAAGAACAGCAACAATGGTGCTTGACAATAAAAAATTGCCAAAATATCTGTAGAACTGCACTCTTTTATCAAAAGATGCAACGAGACAAATAATGATAGTAAAGAAATCAACCAGTAAATATGTGTAAGATTGCATTATAGCTTTTTAGGGGTATATTTTTTAAAATATTTAAAATGTGCCCACAAAAAACCAAAGCATTCACCATCTTCTTTACCTAAATGTTTGTGATGTTGCTTATGCGCCCGCCTGATTGCCAACAAATAAGGATTCTGCGTATTGCTCAAAATCTTTGCTCTTTGATGTATAAAAATATCATGTACAAAAAAGTACGCCATTCCGTACAATGTGATGCCCAATCCAATGAAAAACAAATAGCTAAAATCATGCTTTATTCCGGCATATAGTAACGCAATGGCAGGAGTTGCGAAAATCACAAAAAACAAATCATTTCTTTCAAGAGCCCCCTTGTTACTATGGTCGTGATGGTCCCTGTGCAAGAACCACAGAAAGCCATGCATTACATATTTATGAATGAGCCAGGTAGCCCCTTCCATTGAAACAAAAACCAACAAGATGGTTAAAAAGTTCATTTTGATGAACCTATTTGGTTAAAAATTTTTTCTATAGTCCGAATGTCGGCTCCCCTTTATTTTTACCCACGCTTAGTTAGAGTTTTCTAAGATAAGGTTTTTTCGTTCTTCCATCATTTGCGCATACCTGATCGGTGAGAGATAACCTAACGATTTGTGTGGTCGTTCAGTGTTATAGTCGATCCTCCACTCTTCGGTCTGTTCTCTCACTTCTGACAAACGATAAAACAGGTAAGCATTCAATACTTCTCTTCTGATGCTTCCATTCTTCCTTTCTATGTATGCATTTTGTGTGGGTTTCCCCGGTTGAATAAATTGTATCGTAATCTGTCTTTGCTCATCATTGCACCACTCTTCCAGTTTGTGGCTGATAAACTCTGGGCCATTGTCGCAACGGATATTGGCAGGCTTGCCTCGCTGAACAATCAGTCTTTCCAGTACCCTGATCACCCTGAGTGCCGGAAGTGAGGTGTCAACCTCTATCGCCAGCGATTCACGGTTAAAATCATCCATCACATTGAACAATCGGAACCTTCTGCCATCTACGAGCGTGTCGGTCATAAAATCAATGCTCCATACCTGGTTAGGTGCTGTTGGAACGTTTAAGGGTTGCTTTATCCGCTCTGGGAGCCGTTTCTTGCCTCTGCGACGGATATTCAGCTTCATATCTGTGTATACCCGATAGATCCGTTTATGATTCCATTCATGCCCTTTATTCCAAAGACGATAGCAACACTGCCAAAATCCAATGGCAACATGTTTGGTTGTTAAAACCGTCAGTGCATCCTGAACTTCACTGTCATCCTTAGGTTTTGGTTGATACCGGTAGGTGTTGCGGGATATACCTGCCAGTTCGCACGCCTTACGGTTACTTAACTGCTCTTCTTCCATCAGATGATGAACAGTTTCCCGTTTCGCTTCAGGCGTTAAAACTTTTTTGCGATCAGGTTCTTCATTGCCCGGTTCTCCAGGCTTAACTCCGCCACGATCTTCTTGTACTCACTGATCTCAGCTTCCATCTGCTTCATTTTTACAACATCACTCACTTCCATGCCTCCATACTTAGCCTTCCAATTGTAAAACGTTGCTTCGCTGATACCCATCTCTCGGGCAATCTCTTTAACAGCAATTCCTGATTCCTGTTTCTTCATTGCAGATACAATCTGCGCTTCGGTAAATCTTCCTTTTTTCATGTGTTTCAAAGTTTAAAGTTAACAAGCTTTTGGTCGTTAACTCTAACCTCACATGGGTAACATTCAGGGGAAGCTTACACGAAAACGATAATCGAAAATATTTTCCAATTTATTCTTTATGAATAATCGATACGCTATGGCTGCAAAAACCCCTAAAGGCAACTCATAATCTACCGTATCTTTCATCAAGACACCTTTTTCGTTGGGTATAAATTCGTGAAAGTGACTCCAATATTTATACGGCCCCTTTTCCTGAAAATCGCTAAAACTTTTTTGAAAATTCACTTGCGTTATCCTGGTTTTCCATTTCATAGGAATTTTTAAAAGTGGAGACACCCTGTAGTCAATTTCCATTCCCTCATAAACAGGCTGATTACCTGTATCAGATAAAACTACAAAGTTCATTTCTTTAGGGGTAATTTTTGACAGATTATATGGCGATGAAAAGAACTGCCAAGCAGTTTCTATATCGCAATTTAATTGCTGTTCTTTATATAACTGGTACCGCATTATTTAATCTTTTAGAGCTTCATTTATATTTTTCAGTACGACTTTTGATGTAATTTCATTCCGATGCATTTTAAGAAACTCTTTATCTGTTTCGATGTTTGGATAGTAACCTAAAAAAAATGGTGCATTTTTTTTTATAGAGAACCTGATAAATCGAATCTCGACATTATTCGGTTCGTTTAAAACCGCTTTTTCAATATTCCTCCTTCCTTCTCTGAATGTATTGAGTTTGGCAATTGGATTAAACACATGCTTCGCCCATATTGCCTGCAAACCACCTAAATAAGCTAAATACAGCGGTTCACTTTTGACCGGTTTCAAATCTTCAATCATTTGTGCACACAAGTTTTTATTTGTAACCGCCTTGTAATAATTACTCCTTACATAATCCAAGCCGATCCCACTTAACAGCACGTTCATTTGAAGTGCTGCATTCCATATCAATATGCTCCAAAAACTCATCATAGAAAAGCCGCTTTATAGCGTAAATAACTTTTCAGGGCTACAAATGCTTTTTGAGAATTCGGGATGCGGATCCTGTTTTTTAGAATTTCCTGCGAACTCGTATTTTTAATTTTTCCAAACAAAGAGAGGTAATACTTATAAGCCAGGTAAACCCCAAACATCGATGAATTGGGAAGCTTTTTAATGCCGTTTAAAGCTTCTGTAAATTCTGTTTCAATTTCCTTTTCAATCTGACACTTTACAGCGTTATCAAATACAGAGATGTTTATGTTCGGGAAATAAGTACGACCCAAAATTTGATAATCATCTTTCAAATCCCTTAAAAAATTAACCTTCTGAAATGCCGAACCCAGCTTCATTGCATATGATTTTAGTTCTTCGTATTTCTCTTTGTTTCCTTCTGTAAATACCTGCAAACACATCAAACCAACTACTTCTGCAGAACCGTATATATACTCATTGTACAGGTCAGAATTATAATCCATTTTTTGCAGATCCATTTCCATACTGTGTAAAAACCGGTCAATCAGCTTTCTGTCTATTTGATATTTGTGAGCGGTTTCCTGAAAAGATTGCAAAATAGGGTTTAGCGAAATCCTTTCTTCTAAAGCAATATTGGTTTCAATTTTCAATCTATTCAATAATTTTTCTTTGTCATAACTGTGAAAGCTATCCACTATTTCATCTGCCAGCCTTACATATCCATAAATAGCATAAATGGCTGGACGGATAGAAGGTTTCAACGCCAGTATGCCAAATGAAAAACTGGTGCTATACTTTTTAGTAGCTATTTTGCTTACATCGTAAGACAATTCATCAAACAGTTTTTTCATATCTTTTGATAATTTAGACTATTCACTTCGTTTGCTACAATTTTTCCGGAGATGATGGAAGGAGGTACCCCGGGTCCGGGTACGGTTAGCTGGCCGGTATAAAACAAGTTGCTGATTTTCTTATTGCGGATTTTTGGTTTCAATACCGCTGTCTGACTTAAAACATTAGAAAGTCCGTAAGCGTTACCGCCATAAGCATTGTAATCCGAAATAAAATCACGCACGCAATAACTTCTCTTATATTCTATTTTAGAAACCAGGTCTGTTGTGCCTGTATGTTTTTCTATTCTTGAAAGCATTTCCTTCAAATATTTCTCTCTTGTTGTTTCATCGTCATCGATTCCTATAGCCAGGGGCATCAGCAAAAAAAGATTTTCCCCGCATTCAGGCGCTACGGTGGGGTCTGTTTTTGATGGGCAACAGCAATAAAACAGTGGGTTTTCAGGCCATTTTTTCTTTTCGTATATGCACCGGATGTGTTCATCCAGGTCGTTTTCAAAAAACAGCGTATGATGTTTTAGGTTAGGAATATTTTCTCCAAACCCCAAATAATAAATAAGGCTGGAAGGAGCAAAAACTTTCTTTCTCCAATATTTCTCATCATAATTTCTAAGCCTTTCAGGCAAAAGTGTTTCCGTATGATGATAATCGGAAGACGCAATTACAACATCAAATTCATGGTTGATACCATTAACCTGCAATGACTTAATTTTTCCATCCTCTATGTTTATCTTTTCAACATTTTGATTGAAATGAAATGTCACCCCTTGTTTCTCCGCAACATTTTGCATAGCCAAAGCCAATTGGTAATATCCCCCCATTGGATACCAGGTACCTAAAGCATAGCCCCCATAGTTCATGAAGCTGTATAAAGCAGGGATATTCTTAGGGGATGCCCCCAAAAAAATGACCGGGAACTCCATTAAAGACCTCAGTTTTGGGTTTGCAAAATATTTGGCTACATAAGCGCGAAAGCTGCTCAGCAAATCCAGTTTTAATGCACTACCTGCTATTTTAGGTGATAAAAATTCCCACCAATTGTGACAAGGCTTGTTTACAAATTCTTTCATGCTTACCTCATACTTGAATTTCGCCGATCGCATGAACTGGTCCAATTTGTTGCCAGAGCCGTACTCTAACTGCTCAAACAGATTCCTTAATGCTTCATATTTTTCAGGCACTTCAATATTCCCATCAGCGAAAACCATTTCAAACTGAGGGTTTAATGCCACCAGCTTATAGAAGTCTGAAGATTGATAACCGAAATCTGTAAAGAAACCTTCTATGATATCGGGCATCCAGTACCAACTCGGCCCCATATCGAAAACAAATCCATTCTCCGTAACAAACTGCCTTGCCCTACCCCCAGGTTGATGGTGTTTTTCGAAAACATGTACATCGTTACAGGCATTAGCTGCGTATGCCGCGGCTGACATTCCCGAAAACCCAGAACCGATGACGGCTATTTTCTTCTTTGGTATTGCACGTTTCATAATCCCCTTAAAATTATCCTGACAATTAACTTAGCCGGCTATATGCTACATCCAATAATTCAGGTATTTCCACATTCATGCAATAAATGGAGTGATGGAAGTCGTCCAATTTGGAAAGTAACCGTATCAGATCCATTTTTTCCGCATAGGTAAGGTTACCGGTAACCACCTGTGAAGCTTTACGAATCTTCTCCATTTGCTTTTCCAAAACATCAATACCTGCCGGGGTAATTTGGATTACTTTACTACGTTTGTCTACCTCAGAATGCGTTTGCTCTGCCCACCCGTTTTGTATCAAACGATTGATGATCTGGATGCCTGCTGACTTATCGTGCACATTTTTCTTAATAAGTTCTATTTTGGACATGGCACCGAAAGCTTTGAGGTTAATGAGGTAGATAAAATCTTCCTGCGTAGAAAATGCAGAGCCATTGATGGCAGATTTAGAATAATACTTAGCATACCTATTCATATGCACGATAAAAGTGTTGATAACACTATCTAAACTCCTGCCGTTTTCTTTACCTTCCCATTTGGGCTCCGCTACAATACCAGGTTCTATCGTAGTGCTGCAAACCCATTTTTTAAACCCCTCTACATCGTCACTATAAACAGCTTCTTTATGATTTTCCAGTTCAAATTGATGAACCAAATTTATTACGTCTATGATTAATCGGTATTCCATTTAATTGAATGATTGTTCGCAAATATACTATTTCGTCATCAAAATAGTGCAAAATAATACTTTTAATTTGCGATAATTATCCGCTTTTATACCTCTCGTAATTCACTGGGTAAGTGTTGACAGCATCATCCTGAGCATACCCAGGTGTGTAAGAAACCAGGAAATAACGGTTACTTTTATGAAACCCGTTACGAACATGACAACAGGCACATTTGCATTAACGATACACATGGTTTCGAGTCTTGATGGAATGATTGCCAAAAAAGACAACAGCGTTTCGTGGTTTGAAACACCTGATTACTACGAAAATGGGGTTGCCGGACAAGACCCAACAGAATTCCTTAAAACAATAGATTGCTATATAATGGGTTCCAGAACTTATGAACACGCTCTGGAACTTTCCAAATCTTATGGATGGGCTTATGGAGATAAACCAACAATTGTAGTAACACACAGATAACTAATCTATCAGGCGTTTGCCCAATATCTTCAAGCTTCTTTCCTG
Coding sequences within it:
- the idi gene encoding isopentenyl-diphosphate Delta-isomerase is translated as MKKDNVVLVNRQDHAIGEMDKIEAHLKGALHRAFSILIFNTKGEMLLQKRGNQKYHGAGLWTNTCCSHPRLGEDVKQSARERLIFEMGLDCELEFLFSFVYRSNVENNLIEHEFDHVFIGYSDLQPKPNVMEVQDFKWISRTDLRAEIEDHPEQFTCWFREIVAKIWDNISAVYSL
- a CDS encoding trimeric intracellular cation channel family protein, with the protein product MEKLHALYTFLDLAGTFVFAISGAVAAKQRGLDMFGICAIAFTVACGGGIIRDLCIGAIPPAGFTNWRYLVAAIISTGMTIGLYPLVQRLNHPVIFFDALGLSLFAVTGAQKTLAYGHNSEVAVLLGITTAVGGGVMRDILLNRVPIILEKEIYASAALVGALIVVAGNYFKWFSSDWVSIIALIVCFVLRLLALRYRWNLPVYSNDKTGSN
- a CDS encoding M20 family metallopeptidase, producing MEIAQIKSFNDKMDSFIDQLLPELEEIYKDIHRNPELSMQEFRTAKIAADYLTKYQFEVSTGIGITGVVGLMKNGDGPTVMLRADMDALPVAEATGLPYASTKVARDEEGTEVGVSHVCGHDLHVAWLMGAARLFSEHKDQWKGTLMIVFQPGEEVSRGAQSMIDDGMMDRFPKPDIILGQHVMVGEAGTVMYRSGAILSAGNSLKVKIFGRGAHGSQPQTSIDPVIMAAAATMRLQTIVSREIAPIENAVLTIGALQAGTKENIIPDDATIKLNIRTFDDGVRDHILSAVKRICCAECSASNAPRDPEFTDIDSYPVTENDAAATAKLAEAFNVRFGDKSFETKPASASEDFSIFGRNWKVPYVFWFVGGTDPKIYLEAKKNNKINTIPSNHSPKFAPVIHPTLKTGLAAMMTAAVAWLK
- a CDS encoding SDR family oxidoreductase, translated to MKLSTKEQKRLKTKYGDWAIVTGATSGIGLELATQLANADFNLILNSRHLEKLKSVQYNLKLKNNIQIKIVDADVSEPSGVEKIIQASQNLNVGLLINNAGYGTSGLFVDASLHSEINMLRLNCEAVLSFTHYFSQKFKQQQRGGIIFLSSLVAFQGVPYAANYAATKAYIQSFAEALSVELKPFNVDVLAAAPGPVESGFGQRADMKMSKALKPSEIGVPILSALGKQRNVIPGMLSKVLVYSLRILPRSVKIKIMQTVMEGFTKHQRE
- a CDS encoding copper-translocating P-type ATPase is translated as MESQHHDHHHDHAAMQMQEHVHHKQQDVHSDHDEHAGHHTADFLKRFWLCLVITIPVLLLSQMIQLWMGFTLSFTGDKYLLLALSSFIYGYGGRPFLIGLVRELKQHNPGMMTLVAVAITTAYVYSVAVIFGLRGMDFFWELATLIDIMLLGHWLEMKSQMAASRALESLVALLPAMVHVERQGEIRDIPLQKLQNNDIVVIKPGEKVPADGLVLEGSSYLNESMLTGESVPVKKNKDAKIIGGSINGDGVLKIRVTGTGSDSYLNKVINIVQSAQGAKSKTQSLAGKVARWLTIVSISVGIITFIVWLSRGQELSFALERMVTVMVTSCPHALGVAIPLVVSLSTSLSAIHGLLIRNRTAFENARNITTIIFDKTGTLTQGSHQVQKVIPLTTLFSADDMLQYAAALQQNSEHHIAHGIMQKLKEKDLELWRATDFKYIQGVGVTGMVNGKSIVSAGPNYFKQENREMPDIPAEVDQSTDTVNFLLIDNKPAGIITLADSIRETAAEAIADLKAMNIKSFLLTGDNEKVASAVAKKLKMDGYLANVLPHEKQSKVKELQDKGEIVAMTGDGVNDAPALAQADVGIAIGSGTDVAAETADIILVNSDPKDVVQLIAFGRATYRKMIQNLLWAMGYNVVAIPLAAGVLYPSFVLSPALGAILMSASTIVVAINAQLLRVK
- a CDS encoding Crp/Fnr family transcriptional regulator, which translates into the protein MIEISDKEFENFLSRCIVKKFKRYEVVSRPNIVPNEIFFVNKGLIRVIVTDKDGTEHSLHFALENQFIADYSAFMLKQPSLYTLQTEEETETVVMPRAAIEWGYKNLNQGDKLGRLIAEFYFVYQDNRLKNLYTRTPKERYDTITEVFPNIHDRVPQHMIASYLGITPIHLSRLKKASIKKI